GCATCAGTTCGAGCGAATATAGCTTCGTTGAGGAGGTGGACCCAGTTGACAAAATCGTCCGCTCGGCCTTCAGCCGATACACGGTGTATAAAAAGACCGGGGATTTCTTCTTCTTCGGCAGGAGCGTTGGGGTGATCTGCGGTTACGACATGTACTTCGATGCCTTGCTCAACAAGCGCATGAGACAAGTCGTAAACATGACGCGCAATTCCACCTACGAGTTTCGGGGGGTATTCCCACGACAACATGACTACGCGCATACCGTATGCCTCCTCCGTCTCACCAAACAATCATCTATTTAGTGGGAGGTCCCAAGGTGGGACCTCCCTTGATCTTCTTTGCAGTCAAATTCCCCTTCGAAAAGGGTAACTACATTCGTCGCTTGCGCTTAGGCGCTTTGCTGGAAGGACGATTATCATTATCCTCTTCAGAACCTTCGGTCGTTGTCGTTTCTGATGACACGGCTTTGGGTTTTGTCGAAGGAGCAGGCCGGTTAGTAGATGGCGTTCCTGATGTCTTGCGAGTATCAGTAGATACCATCGGCTTGTCCACTACAACCT
This window of the bacterium genome carries:
- a CDS encoding glycogen/starch synthase: MRVVMLSWEYPPKLVGGIARHVYDLSHALVEQGIEVHVVTADHPNAPAEEEEIPGLFIHRVSAEGRADDFVNWVHLLNEAIFARTDA